Genomic segment of Anopheles darlingi chromosome X, idAnoDarlMG_H_01, whole genome shotgun sequence:
CACCATCCTACCGAGCGTATCCAGTCCGGCCGGTATAAAGTGGGCCCGGGCCCGCAGCTCCGGTCGATCAACGAAGAATCGCATCGCGATGTCGACCATGTGCAGGTCAAGCGACGACCGGTACACGTCATCCAGTGTCGCCAGCGGTGGATAGTATGCACTCCGCTGCAAGTACCGGTAGAGCGAGCCCTGATACACCGTGCGCAACACGAGCGTCTTTACGAGCCAAAACATAAAGAGCGTACGAGCAAAATTACGACGCGGACAAGGCTGCACCGAGCCACCGAACATGAGATAGAGCGCACGCAGCAGTGGCATTCGCACGCCCGCTCCATACACAAAATCACGGACCGACTGCTGACCGAGCATAACGAAACCGCCCACAAGCCCGACTAGTGCCAGTAGACAGCAGCTGATGGCGATCCAGCAGTCGGTGCGAAACGGTCGGAACAGCTTCTCGAACGCATTGTACGGTCGGCCCTGCGGTACCGCCATACGGATGGTCGAGGTGTAGTGGGCCGTACCGGGTCGCAGGTAGGTGTTGCGGGTTGGATCGACTGCCAGGCAAGCGATGGCCAGATCAACCAGCTCATCCTGCACCAACCGCATCATACCGGTACTATTACCCTTCGGCCCGATCGTGCCCCAATGCTGCGACTCGGTAAGGTTGACGCGAAATCGTAAACGCTGGCCCAGCAATCGCAGCAGTTCACCCTCGAAACCACCCAGCTCCCCGTACCCGTCCACCTTGCGCCGTATCATCGTGTAGGGTTTTGCTTCGAACGTACCGACTCGAAGCGTACAGTTGTGCAGATCCGACAACCGACCCGGGAACAGATTCAGCGTACGCATCGTGCCCGGTGGCCAGGTACGCTCGCGGGGCCCGTACCGGGCAACGAGCCGTGTCCGAGGTTGTTGGCACTGGCCCGGTGCGAATGGGTAGTACGTATAGACCGCAACCGTCGTCCACTCGTGCACCAGCACGTTCACGTTGAGGATGCGCCGCTCGAACAGCTCCCCAAATAACCGGATCAACAGCGTCTCGAGGAGACGTTGCGTCGGGTAGCGCTGGGTCAGCGCAATTACGTACCGACCGGATGGATCATTCCGCTCGTCCAGCACCCGGCACAGCGGTCCCAACGACATGCTATCGAGCAGCACGAGATTGAACAGACGGGGAACCGATGGCGATACCGGTGGCACATCCCAGGCAAGCATCAGTTCCGGGCCGATCAGCTGCAGAATCTGGTCAAGCAAATCGCGCCG
This window contains:
- the LOC125959482 gene encoding uncharacterized protein LOC125959482, which encodes MLLSWLVLLLLLSQVCLARAELWPVPVSPASEQLLARVVAEMLRSYFHHPYQPVYLYADLTDHGRRDLLDQILQLIGPELMLAWDVPPVSPSVPRLFNLVLLDSMSLGPLCRVLDERNDPSGRYVIALTQRYPTQRLLETLLIRLFGELFERRILNVNVLVHEWTTVAVYTYYPFAPGQCQQPRTRLVARYGPRERTWPPGTMRTLNLFPGRLSDLHNCTLRVGTFEAKPYTMIRRKVDGYGELGGFEGELLRLLGQRLRFRVNLTESQHWGTIGPKGNSTGMMRLVQDELVDLAIACLAVDPTRNTYLRPGTAHYTSTIRMAVPQGRPYNAFEKLFRPFRTDCWIAISCCLLALVGLVGGFVMLGQQSVRDFVYGAGVRMPLLRALYLMFGGSVQPCPRRNFARTLFMFWLVKTLVLRTVYQGSLYRYLQRSAYYPPLATLDDVYRSSLDLHMVDIAMRFFVDRPELRARAHFIPAGLDTLGRMVAGMAERYHDRAVVCPIDMVAYTNRVNKLAQRRHMVHVTRDSITMFPLTIYYPQRSMLTTAFDREIRKIAPTGLMQYWVRSYGDYDLFGPDTDDGSQSSTGRPQQLTNGHLAGAYQVLVVAHTWAVLLLVLELVSQHLRWLRQLFDFFE